The Chryseobacterium sp. 52 genome includes a region encoding these proteins:
- a CDS encoding peptidylprolyl isomerase produces the protein MAILGQIRSKPWLLMGVIALALLAFLVNPESIDKVFGKNPDVLGKVNGEKVTREEFNDQLFVLQQQAEQQGRPKTGLEEQAWQLLVQSKLIKQQFEKLGFEMTDDYFWNQIQYDQMFAQQQQFFDEKGNFKTQELKKEIETLKSTNPEGYNQWLKTRKTVEYRLMARQVFSNISAGITTGKKEAEELMKQRDQLADIDFVKIDYAAYLQKTKINVTTADLENYIKKHPVMFKAEPSRNVGIVYFPSKPSPADDAAAQKEINKLYSGGTDASGGTENFQNTKNDSMFVMANSDMPYNNQYAKPNQLPQTIQAQIPSATIGQTFGPYKEQNFYVVSKLLDKKTSDSTLSRHILIAFKGSPAGEGVTRSKEQAKKLADSIGAIVKASPAKFTEFIKLSNDPSSAAQGGSLGWTTPETPFVPEFLTYLANNPKGATGVVETQFGYHIINIEDKKAGSMSYKVANLVKEVKPSDATEAESDKKARKFIQQIQGKSFNDFVNIAKKENYQFSNPKAAKRFDGQLQGLGTDKDGEILAWAFDKKRSKGDTEFFTVEGTGDKIIVYLNGKQEAGLADPESVRDQIEVIVKNKLAAKQISDKIAGAKASNLDQIAKMFASTKQAAQVNMLNPSVAGSMEPKVAGAAFGAAKGKLSNPIEGGTGVYVLIKKSETVNKQPGDLKQFTESITQRSAGMFGQAWMKSLQDNADIKDYRIEIWNKLGNQQQ, from the coding sequence ATGGCAATTTTAGGACAGATTAGGAGTAAGCCTTGGCTTTTGATGGGAGTGATCGCATTGGCGCTTTTAGCGTTTTTGGTAAACCCGGAAAGCATCGACAAGGTTTTTGGAAAAAATCCTGACGTTTTAGGAAAAGTAAACGGTGAGAAAGTCACCCGCGAAGAGTTCAATGATCAACTTTTCGTACTGCAGCAGCAGGCTGAACAACAAGGTCGTCCAAAAACGGGACTTGAAGAGCAGGCTTGGCAGTTACTTGTACAATCTAAACTTATCAAGCAACAGTTTGAGAAATTGGGCTTTGAAATGACTGATGATTATTTCTGGAACCAGATCCAGTATGATCAGATGTTTGCCCAACAACAGCAGTTCTTTGATGAGAAAGGTAATTTTAAAACTCAAGAACTTAAAAAAGAAATTGAAACATTAAAGAGCACCAATCCTGAAGGTTACAACCAATGGTTGAAAACCAGAAAAACAGTCGAATACAGACTGATGGCAAGACAGGTGTTTTCTAATATTTCAGCAGGTATTACTACTGGTAAGAAAGAAGCTGAAGAGCTTATGAAACAGAGAGACCAGCTGGCGGATATCGATTTTGTAAAGATCGACTATGCAGCATACCTTCAAAAAACGAAAATCAATGTTACTACGGCAGATCTTGAAAATTATATCAAGAAACACCCTGTAATGTTTAAAGCAGAGCCTAGCAGAAATGTTGGAATCGTATATTTTCCTTCCAAACCTAGCCCGGCAGATGATGCAGCGGCTCAGAAGGAAATCAATAAGCTTTATTCGGGAGGTACGGATGCAAGTGGAGGAACTGAAAACTTCCAGAATACAAAGAATGACTCAATGTTTGTAATGGCAAATTCTGATATGCCATATAACAATCAGTATGCAAAGCCGAACCAATTGCCTCAGACGATCCAGGCACAGATTCCATCTGCTACCATCGGACAGACTTTCGGGCCTTACAAGGAGCAAAACTTCTATGTGGTTTCAAAGCTTTTGGATAAAAAAACATCTGACTCTACCTTGTCAAGACACATCCTTATTGCTTTCAAAGGAAGTCCCGCAGGAGAAGGGGTAACAAGATCTAAAGAGCAGGCTAAGAAATTGGCAGACTCTATCGGAGCTATTGTGAAAGCAAGCCCGGCTAAATTTACAGAGTTTATTAAACTTTCTAATGACCCAAGCTCTGCAGCACAGGGAGGAAGCTTAGGATGGACAACTCCTGAAACACCTTTCGTTCCGGAATTCCTTACTTATTTAGCAAACAATCCTAAAGGAGCTACCGGTGTTGTAGAAACACAGTTCGGATACCATATCATCAATATTGAAGATAAAAAGGCAGGGTCAATGAGCTATAAAGTAGCTAACCTTGTGAAAGAAGTGAAGCCTTCAGATGCTACGGAAGCAGAATCTGATAAAAAAGCTAGAAAATTCATTCAGCAGATTCAGGGGAAATCTTTCAACGATTTCGTGAATATTGCTAAAAAAGAAAACTATCAGTTCTCCAATCCTAAAGCAGCCAAAAGATTTGACGGACAGCTTCAGGGTCTTGGTACTGATAAAGACGGTGAAATCTTAGCTTGGGCTTTCGATAAGAAAAGATCAAAAGGAGATACAGAATTCTTTACTGTAGAAGGTACAGGAGATAAAATTATAGTATACCTTAACGGAAAACAGGAAGCTGGTCTTGCAGATCCTGAATCTGTAAGAGATCAGATTGAAGTGATCGTTAAAAATAAACTGGCGGCAAAACAAATTTCTGATAAAATTGCTGGAGCAAAAGCTTCAAACTTAGATCAGATCGCTAAAATGTTTGCTTCAACAAAGCAGGCAGCTCAGGTCAATATGCTTAATCCTTCAGTAGCAGGTTCTATGGAACCTAAAGTTGCAGGAGCAGCGTTCGGTGCGGCGAAAGGTAAACTTTCTAACCCTATCGAAGGAGGAACAGGTGTTTATGTATTGATCAAAAAATCAGAAACTGTAAACAAACAACCTGGTGACCTTAAGCAATTCACAGAATCTATTACCCAGAGAAGTGCAGGGATGTTCGGACAGGCTTGGATGAAGAGTCTTCAGGATAATGCAGATATCAAGGATTATAGAATCGAAATCTGGAACAAGCTGGGAAATCAGCAACAGTAA
- a CDS encoding MlaD family protein codes for MKFSKELKAGVIALLAIVGFVLLFQFMKGRSLFTTDNIFYAKYDNVEGLAQSSAVSINGLKVGQVDKILPKTAKDGKISFIVKITVDDKFEFSKNSTLEIFEPGLMSGKEMRVNLMYGGQTAKDGDTLQGTFKLGTLGSLSSQVGPVKDQLQNVLHRVDSLMANANQLVDGQNRAEIKALLANLNKTVGALQTTAGSVNTLVGHNDPKLQKVLDDAAITMQSGKTTLDKYGNLAESIDTKKLNATIANLDATVGKLNQVIAGVDNGQGSLGKLMKDEQLYNNLNSASTNLNSLIEDMKANPKRYINFSVFGKNNKD; via the coding sequence GTGAAGTTCAGTAAAGAATTAAAAGCTGGTGTGATCGCACTTTTGGCTATTGTAGGCTTTGTGTTGTTGTTTCAATTCATGAAAGGCAGAAGTCTTTTTACTACCGATAATATATTTTACGCAAAATACGACAACGTAGAAGGGCTGGCACAGTCATCTGCGGTTTCCATCAATGGTCTGAAAGTAGGACAGGTCGATAAGATCCTTCCTAAAACAGCAAAAGACGGTAAGATTAGTTTTATCGTAAAAATTACAGTAGATGACAAGTTTGAGTTTTCAAAAAATTCAACTCTTGAAATTTTTGAACCCGGGCTGATGTCCGGAAAAGAAATGAGAGTCAATCTGATGTATGGCGGCCAGACTGCCAAAGATGGAGATACCCTTCAGGGAACTTTCAAACTTGGGACTTTGGGAAGTCTTTCTTCTCAGGTAGGCCCGGTGAAAGACCAGCTGCAAAATGTTTTACATCGTGTAGACTCTCTAATGGCCAATGCCAATCAATTGGTTGACGGGCAGAACAGAGCCGAGATCAAAGCGTTGCTTGCCAATCTGAATAAGACGGTAGGTGCTTTGCAAACGACAGCAGGAAGTGTAAATACCCTTGTAGGACATAATGATCCTAAACTGCAGAAAGTACTTGATGATGCAGCCATTACCATGCAAAGTGGAAAAACAACATTGGATAAATACGGTAACCTTGCAGAAAGTATTGATACTAAAAAACTAAATGCAACCATCGCTAATTTAGATGCTACCGTAGGAAAACTTAATCAGGTAATTGCCGGAGTGGACAACGGACAGGGAAGTTTAGGGAAACTTATGAAGGATGAGCAGTTGTACAACAATCTGAATTCTGCTTCTACTAACCTGAATTCTTTGATTGAGGATATGAAAGCAAACCCTAAGAGATACATCAATTTCTCCGTTTTCGGTAAGAACAATAAAGACTAA
- a CDS encoding 4Fe-4S dicluster domain-containing protein has protein sequence MQYIDNIIFLILLVAGFGLFAKSLQKIYRNIKLGREINRSDRKAERWETMARVAMGQSKMVKRPVAGILHLFVYVGFVIINIELIEIIVDGIFGTHRFLASIFGHSFYNFFTATLEILALLVVIGVVVFFIRRNFYGVKRLTMKELFGWPKNDANWILIIEFALMMAFFKMNGADWVLQQRGLLAEHGSFPISSTILGPVLNNFGDGFLFFTEKAAWWFHFVGILFFMNYLYYSKHLHIILAFPSTWLANLDKKGKFNNLDSVTKEIKLMMDPNADPYAAPAEGDAADVPSKFGAEDIFDLNQVQLLNAYSCTECGRCTSVCPANITGKKLSPRLILMKTRDRLEEVGRNIDKNGKFEDDGKKLLNDYITKEELWACTTCNACTEACPVLLDPLSIIFEMRRFLVMEQSAAPQELNLMMTNVENNAAPWQYNQADRLNWAND, from the coding sequence ATGCAGTACATCGATAATATTATTTTTCTGATCTTATTAGTTGCTGGATTCGGGCTCTTTGCAAAAAGCCTGCAGAAGATCTACAGAAATATCAAACTGGGAAGAGAAATCAACCGGAGCGACAGGAAAGCCGAGCGCTGGGAAACCATGGCCAGAGTGGCAATGGGCCAGAGCAAAATGGTAAAACGTCCTGTAGCAGGTATTCTCCATCTTTTTGTATATGTTGGTTTTGTGATTATCAATATTGAATTGATAGAAATTATTGTTGACGGAATCTTTGGAACCCACAGATTCTTAGCTTCAATTTTTGGACACAGCTTCTACAATTTCTTCACAGCGACATTAGAAATACTGGCATTGCTGGTTGTGATCGGAGTCGTGGTGTTTTTCATCAGAAGAAACTTTTATGGCGTTAAAAGACTCACCATGAAAGAACTTTTCGGATGGCCGAAAAATGATGCCAACTGGATCCTTATCATTGAGTTTGCGCTTATGATGGCTTTCTTTAAAATGAATGGGGCAGACTGGGTATTACAGCAGAGAGGTCTTCTTGCGGAACACGGAAGCTTTCCAATCAGCTCTACTATTTTAGGCCCGGTCCTGAATAATTTCGGAGACGGATTCCTGTTCTTTACAGAAAAGGCAGCCTGGTGGTTCCACTTCGTGGGGATTTTGTTCTTCATGAATTATCTTTACTACTCAAAACACCTTCATATCATTCTGGCATTTCCAAGTACGTGGCTTGCCAACCTTGATAAAAAAGGAAAATTCAATAATCTTGATTCTGTAACAAAAGAAATTAAATTAATGATGGATCCTAACGCTGACCCTTATGCCGCACCGGCTGAAGGAGATGCTGCAGATGTTCCCTCTAAATTTGGTGCAGAAGATATATTTGACCTGAATCAGGTACAGCTGCTTAATGCCTATTCCTGTACAGAATGCGGAAGATGTACTTCCGTATGCCCTGCCAATATCACCGGTAAAAAACTTTCTCCGAGACTGATCCTGATGAAAACAAGAGACAGACTGGAAGAAGTAGGGAGAAATATCGACAAAAACGGAAAATTCGAAGACGACGGAAAGAAGCTTCTGAACGATTATATCACCAAAGAAGAACTCTGGGCATGTACTACATGTAACGCATGTACGGAAGCTTGTCCGGTATTGCTGGATCCGCTTTCTATTATTTTCGAAATGAGAAGATTCCTCGTGATGGAACAGTCTGCTGCGCCTCAGGAACTGAATCTGATGATGACGAATGTAGAAAACAATGCTGCGCCTTGGCAGTATAATCAGGCAGATCGTTTGAATTGGGCGAATGATTAA
- a CDS encoding (Fe-S)-binding protein yields MDFNIKTMAEYAAEGKSPEVLFWVGCAGSFDDRAKKITKAFCKILNKIEVEFAVLGQEESCTGDPAKRAGNEFVFQMMALTNIEVLNAYEVKKIVTACPHCFNTLKNEYPSLGGHYEVVHHTQFLKTLMEEGRLKIEGGAFKGKKITFHDPCYLGRANNEYEAPRILLEKLDAELVEMKRCKTNGLCCGAGGAQMFKEPEKGNKDINIERTEEALSFQPKVIATGCPFCNTMMTDGVKHFNKNEEVVVKDIVELLAEADDL; encoded by the coding sequence ATGGATTTCAATATAAAAACAATGGCAGAATATGCTGCCGAAGGAAAATCCCCTGAAGTTTTATTTTGGGTGGGATGTGCCGGAAGTTTTGACGACCGCGCCAAAAAAATTACAAAAGCATTTTGCAAGATATTAAATAAAATAGAAGTTGAATTTGCAGTTCTGGGACAGGAAGAAAGCTGTACCGGAGATCCTGCAAAAAGAGCAGGAAACGAATTTGTCTTCCAGATGATGGCCCTTACCAATATTGAGGTCCTGAATGCTTATGAAGTGAAGAAAATCGTAACGGCTTGCCCTCACTGTTTCAATACTCTTAAAAATGAATATCCGAGCTTAGGCGGACACTATGAAGTCGTTCACCATACTCAGTTCCTTAAAACATTAATGGAAGAAGGCAGACTGAAGATTGAAGGAGGAGCTTTTAAAGGAAAAAAGATCACTTTCCATGATCCTTGCTACCTGGGAAGAGCCAATAACGAGTATGAGGCTCCAAGAATCCTTCTTGAGAAACTGGATGCAGAGCTTGTAGAAATGAAACGTTGCAAAACCAATGGTCTATGTTGTGGAGCAGGAGGAGCACAGATGTTTAAAGAACCAGAAAAAGGGAATAAAGACATCAATATCGAAAGAACAGAAGAAGCGCTGTCTTTCCAGCCTAAAGTGATTGCTACAGGATGTCCTTTCTGTAATACGATGATGACAGATGGCGTAAAACATTTTAACAAGAACGAGGAAGTCGTTGTAAAAGATATTGTAGAACTGCTTGCAGAAGCAGACGACCTATAA
- a CDS encoding acyltransferase: MNPFKKFIEYQIFHRINNFFYPEYYRQKYEYMLPHVLFFYYLIPQKILRINGKVPWPVHFTSEVRSYQKIKKGIMCDPGDNPNIYIQANNGIIIGSNVGFGAGTSLISANHNHNDHSVHDECGPIVIGNNVFVGTNSVILPGVKIGDNVVIGAGSIVAKDIPSNSIAVGNPCKVIKQKEPYIEDFTKTVFNRKLPEGFNLKF, from the coding sequence ATGAACCCGTTTAAAAAATTTATTGAATACCAGATCTTCCATAGAATTAATAATTTTTTCTATCCGGAATATTACCGTCAAAAATATGAGTACATGCTTCCCCATGTTCTTTTTTTCTATTATCTGATTCCACAAAAAATACTGAGAATTAATGGGAAAGTTCCCTGGCCGGTGCATTTTACCTCGGAGGTCAGAAGCTATCAGAAAATTAAGAAAGGGATCATGTGTGATCCGGGTGATAATCCTAATATTTATATTCAGGCGAATAACGGTATCATTATCGGAAGCAATGTAGGTTTCGGAGCGGGTACTTCTCTGATATCTGCCAACCATAACCACAACGATCACAGCGTTCATGATGAATGTGGCCCGATTGTGATTGGAAATAATGTTTTTGTGGGAACCAATTCCGTGATTCTTCCGGGCGTAAAGATTGGTGACAATGTAGTAATCGGAGCCGGTTCTATTGTGGCAAAAGATATTCCCTCCAACTCTATTGCAGTAGGAAATCCATGTAAGGTTATCAAGCAAAAAGAACCTTACATTGAAGACTTCACAAAGACGGTTTTCAACAGAAAACTACCTGAAGGCTTCAATCTAAAGTTCTAA
- a CDS encoding oligosaccharide flippase family protein, with product MFLNKLKRLNGSNITTIFKGNFIAKFVLVIGGLLLAKYYGSSEYGIFSIYLSIMSIFTVVLSLAQEHMIMLEGNEPDVNNNFSTAGIISAAAMILTFLLVLIPFDIPENILFLGIFSGFLYLFTNNAKYLLAKKKLFKLISVLTIVDSVVSFLFQVIFVFIKIENGLVIGSLIGYIAAFLTALYCSRKYFVKPDLKRYIANAKKRPELFKYSYPSTLINALGNNIMPILISLYFADSLLGEYSLAVKIMSVPLLLISSSIATVYYPRAAELNNRGRSRSELFAYTKKMSLTNFYIIFALYILINIAGIPILEMFFNKNWEHLGLFIFLMSFGYLTRSLINPISDILTILKRNNVALVFNIYLFLANIAAIFIGKEKGITYLVGIFSLFLFIGYGFLYFYIMFILKKNEPV from the coding sequence ATGTTTTTAAACAAACTCAAAAGATTAAATGGCAGCAACATCACCACCATCTTTAAGGGGAACTTTATTGCTAAGTTCGTTCTGGTGATCGGAGGGCTTCTGCTGGCAAAATATTACGGATCATCCGAATACGGCATCTTCAGTATTTACTTGAGTATCATGAGTATATTCACTGTGGTACTGAGCCTTGCACAGGAGCATATGATTATGCTTGAAGGAAACGAACCGGATGTCAACAATAACTTCAGTACCGCCGGAATTATTTCAGCAGCAGCTATGATTTTAACTTTTCTGCTGGTCCTTATTCCTTTTGATATCCCGGAAAACATTTTATTTCTTGGTATTTTCTCCGGTTTTCTCTATCTGTTTACTAATAATGCAAAGTATCTTCTGGCTAAAAAGAAACTCTTCAAACTGATTTCGGTGCTTACCATTGTAGACTCTGTGGTCAGCTTCCTGTTTCAGGTGATATTTGTCTTTATTAAGATTGAAAACGGTCTTGTAATCGGCAGTCTGATAGGATATATAGCTGCTTTTCTTACAGCGCTCTACTGTTCCCGGAAATATTTTGTAAAACCTGATCTGAAACGCTATATCGCCAACGCCAAAAAGCGCCCGGAACTTTTTAAATACTCTTATCCTTCTACGCTGATCAATGCCTTGGGAAACAATATCATGCCCATCCTGATTTCTCTTTATTTCGCAGATTCGTTGTTGGGAGAGTATTCTTTAGCCGTAAAAATAATGTCCGTTCCTCTTCTTCTGATCTCGTCATCTATCGCCACGGTTTATTATCCAAGAGCCGCCGAACTCAATAACAGAGGCAGAAGCAGAAGCGAACTGTTTGCCTATACCAAGAAGATGAGCCTTACGAATTTCTATATCATTTTCGCGTTATATATTCTGATCAATATAGCTGGAATTCCTATTCTGGAAATGTTTTTCAATAAAAACTGGGAGCATCTGGGACTGTTTATTTTTCTGATGTCCTTCGGATATCTTACCCGAAGTCTTATCAATCCTATTTCAGATATTTTAACGATCTTAAAGAGAAATAATGTAGCCCTGGTTTTCAATATCTACCTTTTTCTTGCCAATATTGCTGCCATCTTCATTGGAAAAGAGAAAGGAATCACTTATCTGGTGGGTATTTTTTCCCTGTTTTTATTTATAGGCTACGGATTTTTGTATTTTTACATCATGTTTATTCTGAAGAAAAATGAACCCGTTTAA
- the serS gene encoding serine--tRNA ligase, with product MLQVNFLRDNKERVLEGLQKRQFKNLGLVDDAVAADDERKRIQFELDSQLAEINKISKEIGLLMKEGKKEEAESSKSKTAQYKESSKELQSQLDVTEKSLLDILYQIPNIPFEAVKSGASAEDNENIYQSHDVEGLGEGAIPHWELAKKYNLIDFELGVKIAGAGFPVYLGKGARLQRALVQYFLDKNIDKGYMEVNPPHVVNEASGYGTGQLPDKEGQMYHIGIDDLYLIPTAEVPVTNLYRDVLLEEKDLPIKNTAFSQCYRREAGSYGAHVRGLNRLHQFEKVEIVRLEKPENSYAALEEMVEHIKEILTDLELPFRVLRLCGGDTGFAAAMTYDFEVWSAAQEMWLEVSSVSNFETFQANRLKCRFKTEGKSQLVHTLNGSAMALPRIMAALLENNQTEEGIRIPKKIAEYARFDLIS from the coding sequence ATGTTACAAGTCAATTTTTTACGCGACAATAAAGAACGCGTTTTAGAAGGTCTTCAAAAAAGACAATTCAAGAATCTTGGGTTGGTAGACGATGCTGTCGCTGCCGACGACGAAAGAAAAAGAATTCAATTTGAATTAGATTCCCAACTTGCCGAAATCAACAAAATCTCCAAAGAGATCGGACTTTTGATGAAAGAAGGAAAAAAAGAAGAAGCGGAATCCTCAAAATCTAAAACAGCTCAGTACAAAGAATCGAGTAAAGAACTGCAGTCTCAGTTAGATGTAACGGAAAAGTCTTTACTGGATATTTTATACCAGATTCCAAACATTCCGTTCGAAGCCGTGAAAAGCGGAGCTTCTGCGGAAGACAATGAGAATATTTATCAGTCTCACGACGTAGAAGGTCTTGGTGAAGGGGCTATTCCTCACTGGGAGCTTGCCAAAAAATATAATCTGATTGATTTTGAATTGGGAGTGAAAATTGCCGGTGCCGGTTTCCCTGTTTATTTGGGGAAAGGAGCAAGACTGCAAAGAGCTTTGGTTCAGTATTTCTTAGATAAAAACATTGATAAAGGATATATGGAGGTGAATCCTCCTCACGTGGTGAATGAAGCCTCAGGGTACGGAACAGGACAGCTTCCTGATAAAGAAGGACAGATGTATCATATTGGTATTGATGACCTGTATCTGATTCCTACGGCAGAAGTTCCTGTAACCAATCTTTACCGTGATGTACTGCTGGAAGAAAAAGATCTTCCTATCAAAAATACAGCTTTCTCTCAGTGCTACAGAAGAGAAGCGGGAAGCTACGGAGCTCACGTAAGAGGATTGAACCGTCTTCACCAGTTTGAAAAAGTAGAGATCGTAAGACTTGAAAAACCTGAAAACTCTTATGCTGCGCTGGAAGAAATGGTAGAACATATCAAAGAGATCCTTACAGACCTTGAACTTCCGTTCAGAGTATTAAGACTTTGTGGTGGAGATACCGGTTTTGCCGCTGCAATGACTTATGACTTTGAAGTATGGAGTGCAGCACAGGAAATGTGGCTGGAAGTAAGCTCTGTATCTAATTTTGAAACTTTCCAGGCAAATCGTCTGAAGTGCCGTTTCAAAACAGAAGGGAAGTCTCAGTTGGTCCATACGTTAAATGGTTCTGCAATGGCTCTTCCAAGAATTATGGCTGCATTGCTTGAAAACAATCAGACAGAAGAAGGAATCAGAATTCCTAAGAAGATTGCAGAATATGCAAGATTCGATCTGATCAGCTAG
- a CDS encoding fibronectin type III domain-containing protein — MKNKLHFVFSAVMALAIVSCGGGDSDEIIVAPNPSVPTAPEKKITLGTTGEIFPTTAIFRGSIVQQNGEGETPGFVYSTSPNPTMFNNKSVSTFAHGSVNYEAKAESLEPNTTYYVRGYIRVGEGKYTYTSESTFKTTGYYGPAGGHVGYDKGEYKDGWRYMEIHPTGVYYGNSAVGTNWGDLNLFISGTYPDFGKGLENTTIIASQNPGANCAAKLCNDLVRSGFSDWFLPSSQELVTLARELRKANISLASGASLWSSTQKSDNSAYDITYMQSGQIEITDIVKPHTTRTLPVRRY, encoded by the coding sequence ATGAAAAATAAATTACACTTTGTGTTTTCTGCTGTAATGGCATTAGCAATTGTTTCCTGTGGAGGAGGAGATAGTGATGAAATTATAGTCGCTCCAAATCCTTCGGTCCCTACCGCACCGGAAAAGAAAATAACTCTTGGAACAACAGGTGAGATTTTCCCTACAACGGCTATTTTCAGAGGAAGTATTGTTCAGCAGAACGGAGAGGGGGAAACTCCCGGATTTGTTTACTCTACTTCACCCAATCCAACAATGTTCAATAATAAATCCGTATCAACCTTTGCGCATGGTTCTGTGAACTATGAAGCAAAAGCAGAGAGTCTGGAGCCTAATACGACCTATTATGTAAGAGGTTACATCCGTGTTGGGGAAGGAAAGTATACCTATACTTCAGAATCTACATTCAAAACGACAGGGTATTATGGCCCTGCTGGCGGACATGTAGGCTACGATAAAGGAGAATATAAAGATGGATGGAGATATATGGAAATTCATCCTACAGGCGTTTACTATGGGAACTCTGCAGTGGGGACCAACTGGGGAGACCTTAACCTTTTCATTTCAGGAACTTATCCTGATTTTGGTAAAGGACTTGAAAATACAACGATTATTGCCAGCCAGAATCCGGGCGCAAACTGTGCCGCGAAATTATGTAATGATTTGGTAAGAAGTGGCTTTTCAGACTGGTTTCTTCCGTCAAGCCAGGAGCTTGTTACTTTAGCCAGAGAACTTAGAAAGGCTAATATTAGTCTGGCATCAGGGGCATCGTTATGGTCATCTACTCAGAAATCAGACAATTCAGCTTACGATATTACCTATATGCAGTCAGGTCAAATTGAGATTACTGATATCGTGAAACCACATACTACCAGAACACTTCCGGTAAGAAGATATTAA
- a CDS encoding sulfite exporter TauE/SafE family protein, whose protein sequence is MEIGLILSAIALGFASGFHCIGMCGPIALSMGLTKKQATNFYLQNLTYQFGRIFTYSLLGAILGIIGEGFEMAGFQQYLTIIAGILLIIMAVFSFGGKDFASKIPFLSKFLFKVKSNLGRLLQKADYRSRFTTGVLNGFLPCGMVYMALTASLASGGVWQGASYMALFGLGTLPFMFAVVLAGNLMNQAFRVKVLKAVPVIMIILGGLFILRGLELGIPYISPRAEAMTISTDHNGGNCHIEGHDHTSSNCH, encoded by the coding sequence ATGGAAATAGGACTCATTTTATCGGCTATTGCGTTGGGATTTGCTTCCGGTTTTCACTGTATCGGAATGTGTGGCCCTATTGCCTTATCGATGGGATTGACAAAAAAACAGGCCACCAATTTCTATCTCCAGAATCTGACTTATCAATTCGGCAGGATCTTTACTTACTCTTTATTAGGAGCTATCCTGGGAATTATAGGAGAAGGTTTTGAGATGGCGGGCTTTCAGCAGTATCTGACGATCATTGCAGGAATTCTATTGATTATTATGGCTGTATTTTCTTTTGGTGGAAAGGATTTTGCCTCTAAAATTCCTTTTCTTTCTAAATTTCTGTTTAAGGTAAAATCAAATTTAGGAAGACTCCTGCAGAAAGCAGATTACCGCTCAAGATTTACAACCGGAGTTCTTAATGGCTTTCTTCCTTGCGGAATGGTCTATATGGCACTAACAGCCAGCCTGGCAAGCGGAGGAGTATGGCAGGGAGCCTCATATATGGCTTTATTTGGTTTAGGAACCCTCCCATTCATGTTTGCGGTAGTTTTAGCCGGAAACCTCATGAATCAGGCCTTTAGAGTTAAGGTTTTAAAAGCAGTTCCTGTTATCATGATTATTTTAGGAGGATTATTTATCCTGAGAGGTCTCGAACTGGGAATTCCTTATATCTCACCGAGAGCTGAAGCAATGACAATATCTACAGATCATAACGGAGGTAACTGCCATATTGAAGGACACGACCACACTTCTTCCAATTGTCATTAA
- a CDS encoding FixH family protein produces MKNFSWGHGVVIALFAFIVFILSMLFLFPNGQKNSEMVTDNYYEEELKYQDVIDAKQKADDLQEKPVYSQEKEGIKITFPKDYNNTNTTVKFVLNRTEDQNLDIKKSVTLDAAQSFIIPGQVLKVGNYTLRLMWTKDKADYRMDYDVIWK; encoded by the coding sequence ATGAAAAACTTTAGTTGGGGACACGGTGTTGTAATTGCATTATTTGCATTCATTGTTTTTATATTATCCATGTTGTTTCTTTTCCCGAACGGGCAGAAGAATTCTGAAATGGTAACCGATAATTATTACGAAGAAGAGCTTAAGTATCAGGATGTAATTGATGCTAAACAGAAAGCTGATGATTTGCAGGAAAAACCGGTATACAGCCAGGAAAAAGAAGGAATTAAGATCACTTTTCCAAAAGATTATAACAATACAAATACCACGGTAAAATTTGTTTTAAACAGAACCGAAGACCAGAATTTAGACATAAAAAAATCTGTAACGCTTGATGCTGCACAGTCTTTCATAATACCCGGACAGGTATTAAAAGTAGGAAACTACACCTTGAGACTGATGTGGACGAAAGACAAAGCAGACTATAGAATGGATTATGATGTGATATGGAAATAG